In Neofelis nebulosa isolate mNeoNeb1 chromosome 7, mNeoNeb1.pri, whole genome shotgun sequence, the following proteins share a genomic window:
- the LOC131517872 gene encoding disintegrin and metalloproteinase domain-containing protein 21-like: MSLSRDMRLAEGQGTLRAPLLLFALWALLAPVQGSQGRPSWRYISSEVVIPKKELHHGKGVQMPGWLSYSLHFGGKSHVIHMRHKKLFWSRHLLMMTQDDQGALQMDYPFIPPDCYYLGYLEEIPLSMVTMDTCYGGLEGIMKLDDLAYEIRPLSDSQQFEHVVSQIVADTNATGPTYNLGYKEVSNPLFSQANISAAPRISSKLYSSHHGILKGLVLGSKTMYGVFNNVSKCARFLIRLVSLTDSMLQGIDVRHYISSMVIYNLEDPVVLNNFQVPGSPIHIYFQRHLFVAFKPHTALLMNKDAPHELQFQPATYAVCGSKSIISLASLGRHFLLLSVLVAQKIALSIGIFYDNQFCACQRRSTCIMNQYPIMTDSFSNCSFIHMQHVVVNNFCECIFDSGLSYFNKSLTHDRCGNYVVEPGEQCDCGSFKQCYNNPCCTTDCILTPGSKCNTGRCCTNCTYSDAGTLCRPIQNICDLPEYCRGVSVECPDDFYMQDGTPCTEEGYCYHGNCTDRTMHCQEIFGRNAVKGENVCYTINQKGSRYGHCRRDPGVFKSKPCSPTDMQCGRLQCSNVTHLPQLQEHVGFHQSEISGFWCFGLDSHRSTGTTDIGHVRTGTPCAPGKFCQDTYCNGSVAQLNYDCIPEKCSHRGICNNNRNCHCHVGWDPPRCTERGTGGSTDSGPPPRRMRSVRQSRESVVYRRVIFARIYVLIAAFLFGVAGNVRTINRQKVTEETVDQDNA; encoded by the coding sequence ATGTCCCTGAGCAGGGAcatgaggctggcagagggccaGGGCACCCTGAGGGCACCCCTCTTGCTGTTTGCACTCTGGGCATTGCTGGCTCCTGTCCAAGGTTCTCAAGGTCGTCCCTCATGGCGCTACATCTCTTCTGAGGTGGTAATTCCCAAGAAGGAGTTGCACCACGGCAAGGGCGTTcagatgcctggctggctgtcCTATAGCCTGCATTTTGGGGGCAAGAGCCATGTTATCCACATGAGGCACAAGAAACTCTTTTGGTCCAGACATTTGCTGATGATGACTCAGGATGATCAGGGAGCCTTGCAGATGGACTACCCCTTCATCCCTCCAGACTGTTACTACCTCGGCTACCTGGAGGAGATTCCTCTTTCCATGGTCACCATGGACACGTGCTATGGGGGCCTTGAAGGTATCATGAAGTTGGATGACCTTGCCTATGAAATCAGACCCCTCAGCGATTCCCAACAGTTTGAACACGTTGTTTCTCAGATAGTGGCAGACACCAATGCAACGGGACCTACTTATAACCTGGGATATAAGGAGGTTAGTAACCCCCTGTTCTCTCAAGCAAATATCAGTGCAGCCCCCAGGATCTCTAGTAAGTTGTATTCATCCCATCATGGGATTTTGAAAGGACTTGTTCTCGGTTCCAAAACAATGTATGGTGTGTTCAACAACGTGTCAAAATGTGCCCGATTCCTCATAAGGCTTGTTAGTTTGACTGACTCAATGCTTCAAGGGATTGATGTAAGGCACTATATTTCCTCCATGGTCATTTATAATCTGGAAGATCCAGTTGTCTTGAACAATTTTCAGGTGCCAGGGAGTCCGATTCATATCTACTTTCAGAGACACTTGTTTGTTGCTTTTAAACCACATACAGCTTTACTTATGAACAAAGATGCACCACATGAACTTCAGTTTCAGCCAGCCACATATGCGGTATGCGGATCAAAATCCATCATCTCGCTTGCTTCTCTAGGcagacattttttattgttgtctgTGTTAGTAGCCCAAAAAATTGCATTATCTATTGGTATTTTTTATGACAATCAGTTTTGTGCATGCCAGAGGAGGTCTACCTGCATTATGAATCAATACCCTATTATGACAGATTCTTTCAGTAACTGTTCCTTCATTCATATGCAGCATgtagtggtgaataatttttgtgAGTGCATATTTGACTCAGGACTTTCCTATTTCAATAAAAGCCTGACTCACGATCGTTGTGGAAACTATGTAGTGGAGCCAGGTGAGCAGTGTGACTGTGGCTCCTTCAAGCAGTGCTACAACAATCCCTGCTGTACGACTGATTGTATTCTAACCCCTGGCAGCAAATGTAATACAGGCAGATGCTGTACAAACTGCACCTATTCCGATGCTGGGACACTCTGCAGACCAATCCAAAATATATGTGATCTTCCAGAATACTGCCGTGGGGTGTCCGTGGAGTGCCCTGATGACTTCTATATGCAAGATGGAACCCCGTGCACTGAAGAGGGCTACTGCTATCATGGAAACTGCACTGACCGCACTATGCACTGCCAAGAAATCTTTGGCAGAAATGCTGTGAAGGGTGAAAATGTCTGCTATACCATAAATCAAAAAGGCAGCCGATATGGACACTGCAGAAGAGACCCAGGGGTTTTCAAATCTAAACCCTGTTCCCCCACAGACATGCAGTGTGGAAGGCTGCAGTGTAGTAACGTCACGCATCTCCCTCAGCTGCAAGAGCATGTTGGATTTCATCAGTCTGAGATCTCAGGGTTCTGGTGTTTTGGGCTGGATTCGCATCGTAGCACAGGAACAACCGATATTGGTCATGTGAGAACTGGTACCCCCTGTGCTCCTGGAAAGTTCTGTCAGGATACCTACTGCAATGGCAGTGTGGCTCAGCTGAACTATGACTGTATCCCGGAGAAATGCAGTCACAGAGGGATATGCAACAATAACAGGAACTGCCATTGCCACGTAGGCTGGGATCCTCCACGGTGCACTGAACGAGGCACTGGTGGGAGCACAGACAGTGGACCCCCTCCAAGAAGAATGCGGTCAGTCAGGCAAAGTCGTGAATCCGTGGTATATCGCAGAGTGATCTTTGCTAGAATCTATGTCTTAATTGCTGCATTCCTCTTTGGTGTTGCCGGAAATGTCAGAACTATCAACAGACAGAAGGTTACGGAAGAAACTGTTGATCAAGACAATGCATAA